One window of Nicotiana tomentosiformis chromosome 11, ASM39032v3, whole genome shotgun sequence genomic DNA carries:
- the LOC104110519 gene encoding pentatricopeptide repeat-containing protein At5g48730, chloroplastic — protein sequence MASNPIPPPSFRPPRTDPLTQKNLIIPGSKSIDPNSSLNLEKLKEKEAKERKEETNKKIASQKAISIILRREATKAVIEYKKKKGNSKKLLPRTVLEALHERITALRWESALKVFELLQEQLWYRPNAGIYIKLIVMLGKCKQPEKAQSLFEMMVEEGCVVNQEAYTALLSAYSRSGLFHKAFSILEEMKNTPNCQPDVFTYTILMKSCLQVYDFDKVQILLSDMDFMGTKPNTVTYNTLIDSYGKAKRFKEMESTLVEMLRRRDCKPDVWTMNSTLRAFGGSGQIEIMEKCYEKFQSAGIEPSIKTFNILLDSYGKTENYEKMSAVMEFMQKYHFSWTIVTYNIVIDAFGRAGDLKQMEFLFRLMQSERIKPNCVTLCSLVRAYGKAGKAEKVGAILRFIENSDVALDTVFFNCLVDAYGMMGCFVEMKGVLEMMERSGCKPDKITYRSMIKAYSVNGMSSKATEMRNLLASLEKAR from the exons ATGGCGTCCAATCCAATTCCTCCTCCATCATTCAGACCACCAAGAACCGACCCATTAACCCAAAAAAATCTCATCATACCCGGGTCCAAATCCATTGACCCGAATTCTTCACTGAATCTTGAGAAGCTAAAGGAGAAAGAAGcaaaagagagaaaagaagaaaCCAATAAAAAGATAGCTTCACAAAAAGCCATATCCATAATTCTACGTAGAGAAGCTACAAAAGCAGTTATTGAGTATAAGAAGAAAAAGGGGAATTCTAAGAAGCTTTTGCCACGTACTGTTCTTGAAGCTCTTCACGAACGTATTACTGCTTTGCGTTGGGAATCTGCTCTCAAG GTCTTTGAACTCCTCCAGGAGCAGCTGTGGTACAGGCCCAACGCGGGTATTTATATCAAATTAATCGTCATGCTTGGGAAATGTAAGCAACCCGAAAAAGCTCAATCCCTATTTGAGATGATGGTGGAAGAAGGCTGTGTCGTGAATCAAGAAGCTTACACTGCTCTTTTGTCTGCCTATAGCCGCAGTGGTCTTTTTCACAAAGCTTTTTCTATCCTAGAAGAGATGAAGAACACTCCAAACTGCCAACCCGATGTCTTCACATATACCATCCTGATGAAGTCCTGCCTTCAGGTTTATGACTTCGATAAAGTGCAAATCCTGCTTTCGGACATGGATTTTATGGGAACTAAACCCAATACAGTAACATATAATACACTCATTGATTCCTATGGCAAAGCAAAAAG GTTCAAAGAGATGGAATCCACACTTGTTGAAATGCTGCGGCGAAGAGACTGCAAGCCAGATGTGTGGACCATGAACTCAACATTGAGAGCATTTGGTGGCAGTGGGCAAATAGAAATTATGGAAAAATGCTACGAGAAGTTTCAGAGTGCTGGAATTGAACCAAGCATTAAGACATTTAACATACTCTTAGATTCATATGGGAAAACAGAAAATTATGAGAAAATGAGTGCTGTAATGGAGTTTATGCAGAAATACCATTTTTCATGGACGATAGTTACCTATAATATCGTAATAGATGCATTTGGAAGGGCTGGGGATTTAAAGCAGATGGAATTTCTTTTTAGGCTGATGCAGTCTGAGAGGATAAAACCAAACTGTGTTACTCTTTGTTCACTTGTAAGAGCATATGGGAAGGCTGGTAAAGCTGAAAAAGTCGGAGCTATTTTGCGATTCATTGAGAATTCTGACGTGGCGCTTGACACAGTGTTTTTTAACTGCCTAGTGGATGCGTATGGGATGATGGGATGCTTTGTGGAGATGAAAGGGGTACTTGAGATGATGGAAAGAAGCGGATGTAAGCCCGATAAGATAACGTACAGAAGTATGATTAAAGCCTATTCAGTAAATGGAATGAGTAGCAAAGCGACGGAGATGCGAAACCTACTTGCCTCATTGGAAAAGGCGCGATAG